The following DNA comes from Halobacillus litoralis.
TTCACTTTCGATCGAATGAATTCTTCGGTTAGATATAGCTGCTCTTCTAATTGCTCGTATTCTTCACCAAGCTTCTCCTGTTCAGCTTCCAGTTCTTTCACTCGCTGGTTACTTGCCTCAATCTGAACGAATTTCGCTAGGTCTTGATCAATAGCTCTCTTTTCTTGTCGAAGGGCCTCAAGCTCCGACTGAGCGCTACTGACCGACTCTTGAACATTGCTTCTTAGCTGTTCAATCTCTTGATCAACGGCTTGCTTTTCTTCTAACTTCGCCTTGTACTCTGGAAGCTCTTGATAGTCCGTTGTATTGGATTCAAGCTTATGGAGTTCTTGCTTCACTTTCTCTAAATCTTCTTCTTTCGTTTTGAGCTCATATCTCAAGTTGATTAATGCTGTATCATGATTTCCGATTTCTACACCAAGAGCCGTCTTTTTCTCACTCTTCTGCCCACCTTGTTCATTGATGGATTCAAGTTTATTTGCCTTGTTTTTATTAAATTCGCCTTTAGCTTTTTCATGAGCTTCTTGAATTTGCTCTTCTGGAAGTGACTGTCCGCATGTCGGGCAATTCTCATCGTGTTTGGATTCGAATTCTTCAGCATTGATTTTGTTATAGCGATCCCGGAGCTCCTTCATTTCTTTCTCCAGTTGTTCTTGTTGCTCTCTGTTCGATTTGACTGCACGTTCTTTCTGATCAATATCTCTTTGAATGCTATCCACTTCTCTAGCTAATCCATTCAATTCATTCCGTTTACCGTTCGTTTTATTATGGTTCAGGTCAGCTTGTTTGTTTTTGATTTCAAGCAGCTGGCCCTCAATCTCACGAGACTGTGTTTGCTTTTCACTTACTTGGCTACCATTATTGATGCGATTGATTTCCTCTTGCTTTTCGTCAATTTGTGATTGGATATAAGTGAGCTCATCGTTTAAATCCTGGCGATTCAGTTTACTTACATCGGGTTTGGAACGGTTTACTTCATCGATTCGAACAGGAATGCGTTCAAGTTCCTGGTTGATTTCTTTACGTTTAGCGGCAATAACCTTCTTGTGATCTTCAATGCTTCGCCCGTCTAGAAAATCAAGCAGCTTCTTCAAGCTAGGATTGGTTTGAATAACCTCTTCATCCGTCACGTCCCCGGCGATTTGAAGAAGTATTTCTCTTCGTTTCTGCCAATGAAGCTGTTCATTGAAATAGCTTGGTGACGTTAGAAGTTTAAATACGTCTTCATCAATGATTTCTGAAATTTTACTTTCAAATTCTTTTTTCTTGGAAGGTACGTCATCAATGAAATGATCTGTGGTGTGTCCAGTAAACTCTTTCTTTGGACCAGATCTTTTCTGTGTCCATTTTTCGTAATACACCTTACGAAGCTTTAATTCTTTTTCATTGAGAGTAAAGACTACTTCGACCTCATGCTCCAGGTTGTGCATTTCATTACCATCGCCATCAAGATTCTTAATGGAGAAGTCCTTCTTGTTCTGACTATCTTTGCCGAACAGCAACCAAGTAAAAGCATCGAACAGTGTAGTCTTTCCAGTGGCGTTGTCACCGTATATGCGGACGTTCTCTCCGTTTGGATCAACAACGAATTTTGTTACACCTTTAAAATTTTTAAGCGACAGTACATTTAGTTTTAGGTTTTGCAATACCAGCACTTCCTTTCAGGTTTTGATATTCATTTGTCAGTTCGATCAAATCATCATGATCTCCGTATTGAGCGACCATCTTGCAAAGGATGATGTAATTAGCATCTAATCCAATGCCTAACTCGTCTGGCTTCCGAAGTTCTTCTGCGTAGTTCATAAGGCCCTCCTTGTCGTTTTTATTGATTTAGGGCATAATGTAGATAGAATGTTTTTCAAAACGTCCACGTTGCTGCGTGGGCTTTTTTTAATGAACACTTTTGATTTCCTTGCCGCAAATGCCGCAGTACCTCGCGTCTGCTGAGTGGTCAGAAAAACCACATCGATCACAGGTGTAATTCATGAACTTTCACCTTCTTTCTGATGCCAGCGCATCGTTGAAACCAGGAACGTGGATAAATGGAAGACGTTCGTTAGAAAAGGAGGAGTTTCGCTCCTGGTCTCAACGACAGGCTGACCCTGTCGACGTTCTCTGCACTTTCATGCAGTCAATTCATTTTCTTCAACTCCTTACTGCCTTGCTTGCGACTAACATGCATGGTATATTGGAGTTACCAAGCTATATGTTTCACCTAAGTCATCTGGACGTCCATCCAGGTGGCTTTTCTTTTGTTCCAGCTTCCGTTGCTTATTCATCTAATCCCTCCTAACCACTCGTACACATCGCGTAATATAGAAATCCGAAAGCAACCACAAACATAATCAAGTAGGCTACATCCAATTTTGTTAGGCGCCTATTCATGGGCGTGACTCACCATTGCGACCGTAATTCCTTGACTCTCTAAATCGATAGACACTTGCTTTAAACGAACGTGATTTTCCTTTCGTTCTTTGAGGAACTCCAGTTGTTCCGCAATATCGATCATCCGTGTAGCTGTCATTTTGACTTTAAGTAAATCACCCTGAGCGAATTCTTCTTGTAGCTGATCGGTTAAGCTCCAAAATTCTTTTGTAAGTTTTACCGCCTCTCCAATGTCTTTAATTAGGTAGTTATCTAAATTATTCATGAAGTGACGTACCCCCTTGATTGAAGCTTTCTATGATGGTCTTCCCAGAGTTGAGGCCAGCTGATGTTGTATTCCTGACATATGGTGGCTACATAAGTGGTAGAGGCATGGATAACATCAATGAACTCTCTGGCTGACTGCTCTATGTCCTGCAACTCAAATGATTGCGTAAACTCTGGTCGATTAGTGATTTTTGCTTTATTCATAGCTTCGATAGCTTCCTGGAGCTCTTCCTCTAGCTTCGATTTAACTGCGGTGCGGTGTAGATCAACAGCAGGACCATCGAGTTTGGTAATCCCAATCCCTGTGTATTCAAAGGCTGCTTGTAAACCCAACCATGGGTCGTTGTATTTCTTTGTAAAGTGATGGGCTGTAGCAGGAGATATTTTACGCTCCCCTGATTCTTGCTTGGTGATATATTCTCTTGACTGAAACAAGTCCATGGACATTTGATTTTGAGATTTCCCCTCTTTCAATCGTGCTTCACGAAGCATTCGAGATGCTTTTCCTTTTTCCAATTTTCACACTCTCCTTTGTACCCAAGAAGGTACCTATTTTTTATTTGATTTGTTGTTATAGTTAAGGTGAATTAAATGATTCTAAGTTTTGATTCTCTGTTGATGTTGTCTTTGACCCAATTCGTATGTTCATCCATCCACTCAAACAGCTTTTCTGTTCGTACTCTTGGGTAACCCAGCTCACGACAGACAGGGAAATCTAGTCGGTTAAAAAGCTCTGCACATTTGGATTCACCGACGCCAGTCAATTCCATGAATTGTTTCCTAGTCAATACTGGCGGGATTTGATTTTGGATTTCATGCCTTTTAAGGGCTTGATCTACAGCTACATTGATAACTTTTTGAAATTGTTCTTGGTCGAAAGTAGCGTTAAACACTTTAAATCACCTCCCTAATCACTTGCTGCTGATTAAGAGTGTCAATCTCCATTCGAAGGGACGTGTCAGGTTGCCAAAGGCTAATGTATCGAATCCCTTCTTCGAATTGTTTTTTAGGAAGATCACCGTATCTTGGAATCGTGAAGTGATTTTTAAAATCTCTCCAGAAGGCTGAAAACACTTGGCGACTTACTTCTCCATAAGCTGGAGCCTTCTTACCGCCAATGACTTCCATGATTTTGGCGTTCGCTTTTTTCTTGATACGGTGCTCTTCTGCGCCGTCAATTCTCATGGTTTCTTCCAATTGAGTCAGGCGGTTATCATGTTGTTCTAAAGTTTCATCGTGTTCGATTGAAAATTTCATGGCTGCCATGAGTTGCTCTTTCTCAGAAAGTACTTTAGGTTGTTGTTGTTCCATTTCTTCAAAACGTGTGACGTATTCAGCTGTAAAGAGGACTCCTTTTTGTCCAGTCATCTTGTTAGCTACCATGTCGCAACCTTTCCGAGTTAGAAGATAACGTTTGTAATTGCGACCCGTTCCTGATTGGTAGGTGCTTTTCATGAAGAATTGATCAGCCCCCAAATCTGGGTTTTGATTAAGAACTGCAAAATAACCATCAATGTCTCTGATTAAGTGATCATGACGTCTACCTGTCATTTCCGCTACTTCACGACTATCTGCAAGAACTTGTCCATTTTGTGTAACAAGATTTAATTGATTCATTTGATGACCTCCATTTCAGTTTCCAACCTTTTCTAGTAATCTAGTACTAGGAAAGGAGGTAATAACGTGGACTACTCAGATGTAAACAAAATTGAAGTTCTTGATTCTGTTGAAGAAGTTAATAAAAAGCTAGAGCGCTATTGGACGTTGCTTTCGGTTCAAACTGTTACGGATGGCGCACAAAGTAAATTGAGTTACGTTGTTGGCTGGACCCACTCCGAAGATGAAGAAAACTATGTTTCCAGAAAGCGCAAAAACAAGGACATATTCTAAAACTCATTCGCTTATTTTTTGGTTCATAGAAACTGTTGGTATCCGCTCGGCAAGATCCTGAAGAAGATATTGAGCTTCTTGAAAAGTAAGATTATGTTTTTTACAAACCTGGTAAATTTCTTTTTGGATTTCAATTTCCTTTTCAACCTTTTTCTCAGCTTCTGTTGCAGCAGGTGCTGAGGATTGTCCGTTACTCATATGACTCACCTCCTAAGCAGTACTCAGTTTCCACCACCGCACTCAGTGTCGAGTCGTCGCGATGACCAGGTCATTTATTATGGCGTGGCTCATATCGTCGCTCACTCTCGCTCGTCGGCACTCAATGCGATGGTGGAAGTAGTTTTAACTTCCAACTCATTCACAAACACATATCGTGCGGTTGTTCACTAAAAAAAATTTCCTGAACGCTTTTTTTGTAGTAATTAGCAATAGAAACTTTAATTTTGTCACGGGGAATCCTTTGTCCATTCTCGTACATCTGAAGTGCACTAACGCTAACACCTAGCTGTTTAGCGACCTCTTCTCGTGATTGACTTCCTCTTAGTGCAGTTAATTTTTCACCAATGTATTTCTTATCCATGTTACACCTCATTTCTGCACGATTTGTGTTGTTAACTAGAATATTACACCGCACGTTTTGTGTTGTCAACACTTATCGTGTCTTTTTTCAAAAAAAATAATAATAACACACGAATTGTGTTATTATGACCACAGGTGATAGATATGACAAATTTTGGCGATATACTTCGCAAACTAAGAAAAGAACATAAATTGAGTCAGAGGGAACTTGGTGAAAAAGTACAGATAAGTGAAAGCTCAGTCAGTATGTACGAAAGAAACGAAAGAGAGCCTTCATTTGAGATCACCAATAAATTCGCTGACTTCTTCGATGTGTCTTCTGATTACTTACTTGGAAGGACCCATTCTAGAGAACCTGAAGATTTTTCTGAAGAAGAAATTGAAGGATTCTTCGGTTTTGATTTAGATTCGTTAAATGAAACAGAGGTTAAAGAACTGAAAGCTCAGTTGCGTAAAGAAGTTGAATTTTACCTGTGGCAGAAGAAGAAAAATAAATAAAGGGGTATTTTATGGTAATTTTTCTTTTGCTCGTTCTCATTGTAGTTATACTTTTCGGTAAAGAAATTAAATCCGCTATATATCTGTTTGTAGGTATATCTTTCATTTACTGGATAGCCACCTCTTTATTTGATTGGGGCTCAAACTTGTGGGAAAACCATTCAAGAGCCATAGTTATTATAACTTTATCTATTTTTGGCGGGCTGTATGGTTTTCAGCGAAACCGTAGACTAGCAGATCAAGAAGGATTAATCGTCTCTGAAGAAGAAAACGTTGCCCACACTTACAACAAAATAAATTCTTCCACTTCAGAATATAAACAGGATGAAGAGAATGATTTTAAAGAATATTTTCACCTATACAACCAAGCTAAGGATCTAGAAGGGACCTCTCCGCTAGAATCGCTTGAACTCTATATACACATACTTACCGAGTACAGACCTAAAGGGATGAATTATTACGAGCGTCCAACATATATACTTGAGGAGATTGGAAGTTACCAGGAAGCGATTGATATATGTGATAGAGCTATCAAAGAGATAGAAAACAATTTATTTAAAGGTGATCTTTACTCATTTAAAGATAGAAGAGAACGCCTCTTGCAAAAGCAAACTAAATATAGATTATAAGCCTTATGAAGGCTTTTCTTTTTAATCATAATACGAACATACATTCTCGTTAAGGGGTGATTACATGGAATATTTGATGACAAATCTGGAAAGAAAAATTGAAGAAGAAATGATCTCTTTGGGCATCGTGCAGCCCGCCGACCTTTTGGACTTAGAGGATATAGCCAAGAAGTATAACGCTTTTTTTAAGACGCATGCTCAAAGATCAATATCTGGAATGGTTCTTGGTGTCGATGTAATTCGAGTAGACAACCGAATTCCCTATTACAACCAACGTCAACAGTTCTTCCATGAACTTGGCCATGTTGTTTATCATATTGGCGATCAGAAATTCATGCCTAAATCTTTCATGGAGTATCAGGAGTTTAAGGCTAGGAATTACGCTCTTCATTACGCTGTGCCAACATTCATGCTTCTGAAATTGAAACTTCCTCGGTACCGTACAGAGGCAATCCGTAAGATTGCTCATGTATTTCAGGTCAGTTATGCGTTTGCTGAAGAAAGATTTATTCATTTTGAAAGACAGGTTACTGGCCACCACTTTTACAAGGAGATCTATAAACCAGGCAATTACCAACACTCAAATGATAGTGAAGAAAAAGCAATTGATTTACACGATGACCTACCTTTTTATGAACAACCTGCATTCAAAAGAATGATTTCGGAATTGAAAGAAAAGGGAGCCACCGATCAAGAAATCCAAAGTCTAATCTATCAGATCGAAAATTCCAAGCGGAAAAAATCTGTGATGTGAATTTCTATTAATCTACTACTACGTCGTTGTAGTAGTAGTTATATAGTTTAGTTTTATGTTTAGTAATATGCGACAGTACGCGCGTCAATTTGACGCTAGGTCTGTCTGTGGAAATAAACGGAACGTCATATTGACGTGGGGTCTGTCCGTTGTTCTGTCTGAGGAGTTAAATGCAACGTCAATTTGACTGTAGTTCTGACGTGCGTTCTGTCTGTAGAGTCAATCCCTCCGTCAATTTGACGAGCGTTTTGACTCTAGTTCTGGCTATGGAAGTAAATGGAGCGTCATATTGACGCTTGTTCTGTCTGTAGTTTGGTACGAAGTTTTCTTGTTTCTAGGAGTTACGTCTTGAAAAATGTACCCATCTTACCCATCGTTTTCATTTAAAGTACCCCATAGGAGGTGTGGATTTTGAAATGTAAAAAAGTAGAACTAAAGACAGGAAAAATCAGCTGGGAATGCGTAGATGATGCGCCCCGGGATCCTGCCACAGGGAAAAGGAGGCAAATTACCCGCAGAGGCTCCACCAAGCGAGAAGCCAGAGCCCGAGTAGAGAAGGCTATACGGTCATTAATGGAGGACGGGATTGATGAGAAAGTAAGTGGCAATACGACGTTTGAGACAGCTGCATTGAACTGGCTAGAGGTTTATAGTTTGACAGGTGTGAAACGGAGCACCATACGAATACGTGAAAAAGAAATAAAAATACTCTTGAGGTATATCGCAAAGACACCTATCTCCCAGGTGACTCACAATATGTACCAAAAGATTTTGAACGACCTGGCGCCTGATTACGCGAGAACATCAATCCAAGGTGTGAACACTACGGCTGGTATGATTTTCAAGCATGCTATTAAAAACAAATTAATAAAAGATGATCCCTCGATTGGTGTAGTTGTTCCTAAAAAGCAAAGAACCGTTGAAGATATCGAGAATGAAAAAGTTGAGGAGAAATATCTGGAGAGATCGGAATTGGAATTGTTTCTATCCGCAGTAAGAGAACACGGCCTGGACCTAGATTTAGAACGTTTTTATATGTTGGCTTTTTCCGGTATGAGATCTGGGGAGCTCTGTGCTTTAAAATGGCCAGATGTGAATTTTACAGATGAGACAATTCGAATTACCAAAACTATTTATAATGAGAACAACAATATGAAAGATTATCAAATTACTCCTCCGAAAACGGAAGGATCTATCCGAACCATCAATATCGAAAGAGAGATTCTTGATCTATTAAAATCTCATCGGAAGAGGCAGATGAAAATCCACAATGAATATCGCATCCAGTTAGAAGATTTCCATGAGGGTAACTTCGTTTTTTGTAGAGCCAATGGATATCCGTTTATGCAGAAGAACTTAATAAGTAGGATGCAACGATTAATGAACTATGTGGATATAGACAAACACGCCACTCCTCATATATTCAGGCACACAGCCATAAGTATGATGACGGAAGCTGGAATTGACCTGGCGACAATCATGGAGAAGGTTGGACACGAAGATATCAAAACAACTATGAAGATTTACACCCACGTAACGAAGAAAATGAAAGAGGACGCTTCCGGAAAGGTAAGGAACCTTTACGAAAACGCCCTCCAACATATCAATTTCAATTAAAATGTGAGGTTTCTGTGAGGTTTTTGCTAGTTCACTAGCATAACACCCTGCAGAAGCCTTGATAAACCAGGGTTTTAAGGCGAATTTTTACATCATGCCGCCCATTCCGCCCATGCCACCCATGTCAGGCATGCCGCCGCCAGAACCTTCTTCATCAGGAAGGTCAGCGACTACAGCTTCAGTCGTCAAGAACATAGCTGCTACGGAAGCTGCGTTTTGAAGTGCAGAACGAGTTACTTTTGTAGGGTCGACGATTCCTTGTTCGACCATGTTCACCCATTCGCCTGTTGCTGCGTTGAAGCCGATGCCGACTTGTTCGCCTTTTAGACGTTCGACAATGATGGATCCTTCTTGACCTGCATTGTGAACGATTTGACGAACTGGCTCTTCAAGGGCACGAAGTACGATGCTTGCACCAGTTGCTTCATCGTCTTTCAATCCAAGACCTTCAACAGAGGTGATGATGTTCACTAGAGCTGTACCACCACCAGCGACGATGCCTTCTTCTACCGCTGCTCGTGTAGAGTTCAAGGCGTCTTCGATGCGTAGTTTACGCTCTTTCAATTCTGTTTCTGTCGCTGCTCCGACTTTGATGACAGCTACGCCGCCAGAAAGCTTCGCAAGACGTTCTTGTAGTTTTTCTTTGTCGAATTCAGAAGTGGATTCTTCTGCTTGGGCACGGATTTGAGCAACACGGGAAGAGATTTGCTCAGGACTTCCAGCGCCTTCGACGATTGTCGTGTTTTCTTTTGTGATGACTGCTTTGGACGCACGGCCAAGCTGGTCGATCGTTGTATTCTTCAATTCAAGTCCAAGATCTTCTGTGATTACTTGGGCACCTGTCATTGTTGCGATATCTTCCAGCATCGCTTTACGACGGTCACCGAATCCTGGAGCTTTGACAGATACTGCGTTGAATGTACCACGAAGTTTGTTCACAACAAGTGTTGCAAGTGCTTCGCCTTCAACGTCTTCAGAGATCAATAGAAGTGGCTTGGATTGTTGAACCACTTGTTCAAGTACAGGAAGAACTTCCTGGATGTTGTTGATTTTCTTATCTGTAATCAAGATGTATGGGTCTTCTAGTGTCGCTTCCATCTTGTCCTGGTCTGTCACCATGTATGGAGAAGCGTAGCCACGGTCGAACTGCATACCTTCAACTACTTCTAGCTCAGTGTTGAATCCTTTAGATTCTTCGATTGTGATGACACCGTCATTCCCAACGCGTTCCATAGCTTCAGCAATCAGTTGACCTACTTCGTCATCACTAGCTGAGATAGAAGCAACCTGGGAGATGGACTCGCGGCCTTCGATAGGCTTAGAAATTTTACGCAGCTCTTCAGTCGCTACGGCAGTCGCTTTTTCAATTCCGCGACGGATACCGACCGGGTTTGCACCAGAAGTTACGTTTTTAAGACCTTCGCGGATCATGGCTTGTGCAAGGACTGTTGCCGTTGTTGTACCATCACCAGCGATTTCGTTCGTCTTGGAAGCAACTTCAGAAACGAGTTGCGCTCCCATGTTTTCGAAGTGATCTTCGAGTTCGATCTCTTTAGCGATTGTCACACCATCATTAGTGATCAGTGGAGAACCGAATTTTTTATCTAGAACGACGTTACGTCCTTTTGGTCCGAGTGTTACTTTTACAGCATCTGCTAACGTATCGACACCACGAAGCATAGAACGACGTGCGTCTTCACTAAATTTAATTTCTTTAGCCATTTAAAAATGCCCTCCTCATAAAAATCGTATCTCTAAGTATATTATTTTTATAGAAAAAATAACTACTGAATGACAGCTAGTACATCAGATTCGCGTAGAATCAAGTATTCGCTACCTTCATACTTCACTTCTGTTCCAGCGAATTTCGAATAGACGACGCGGTCACCTTGAGCAACTTCCAATGCAACTTTCTCACCGTTATCTGTGATACGGCCAGAACCGACTGCAACAACTTTACCTTCTAGCGGTTTTTCTTTTGCAGAGTCAGGAAGTACAATTCCGCTCGCAGTAGTTTGATCTTCTTCAATAAGTTCAATAACAATACGATCACCAAGTGGCTTTAACAATTAGGACACCCTCC
Coding sequences within:
- a CDS encoding AAA family ATPase — translated: MLVLQNLKLNVLSLKNFKGVTKFVVDPNGENVRIYGDNATGKTTLFDAFTWLLFGKDSQNKKDFSIKNLDGDGNEMHNLEHEVEVVFTLNEKELKLRKVYYEKWTQKRSGPKKEFTGHTTDHFIDDVPSKKKEFESKISEIIDEDVFKLLTSPSYFNEQLHWQKRREILLQIAGDVTDEEVIQTNPSLKKLLDFLDGRSIEDHKKVIAAKRKEINQELERIPVRIDEVNRSKPDVSKLNRQDLNDELTYIQSQIDEKQEEINRINNGSQVSEKQTQSREIEGQLLEIKNKQADLNHNKTNGKRNELNGLAREVDSIQRDIDQKERAVKSNREQQEQLEKEMKELRDRYNKINAEEFESKHDENCPTCGQSLPEEQIQEAHEKAKGEFNKNKANKLESINEQGGQKSEKKTALGVEIGNHDTALINLRYELKTKEEDLEKVKQELHKLESNTTDYQELPEYKAKLEEKQAVDQEIEQLRSNVQESVSSAQSELEALRQEKRAIDQDLAKFVQIEASNQRVKELEAEQEKLGEEYEQLEEQLYLTEEFIRSKVNLLTSKINEKFKFARFKLFDNQINEGLKETCETLFDGVPYSSGLNNAARINVGLDIINTLSDHYGIQVPIFIDNAEAVTDLINLDSQMISLVVSEPDKKLRVEHAEEMEVA
- a CDS encoding helix-turn-helix transcriptional regulator, which codes for MEKGKASRMLREARLKEGKSQNQMSMDLFQSREYITKQESGERKISPATAHHFTKKYNDPWLGLQAAFEYTGIGITKLDGPAVDLHRTAVKSKLEEELQEAIEAMNKAKITNRPEFTQSFELQDIEQSAREFIDVIHASTTYVATICQEYNISWPQLWEDHHRKLQSRGYVTS
- a CDS encoding DNA-binding protein gives rise to the protein MFNATFDQEQFQKVINVAVDQALKRHEIQNQIPPVLTRKQFMELTGVGESKCAELFNRLDFPVCRELGYPRVRTEKLFEWMDEHTNWVKDNINRESKLRII
- a CDS encoding ORF6C domain-containing protein, yielding MNQLNLVTQNGQVLADSREVAEMTGRRHDHLIRDIDGYFAVLNQNPDLGADQFFMKSTYQSGTGRNYKRYLLTRKGCDMVANKMTGQKGVLFTAEYVTRFEEMEQQQPKVLSEKEQLMAAMKFSIEHDETLEQHDNRLTQLEETMRIDGAEEHRIKKKANAKIMEVIGGKKAPAYGEVSRQVFSAFWRDFKNHFTIPRYGDLPKKQFEEGIRYISLWQPDTSLRMEIDTLNQQQVIREVI
- a CDS encoding helix-turn-helix transcriptional regulator, whose amino-acid sequence is MDKKYIGEKLTALRGSQSREEVAKQLGVSVSALQMYENGQRIPRDKIKVSIANYYKKSVQEIFFSEQPHDMCL
- a CDS encoding helix-turn-helix domain-containing protein; its protein translation is MTNFGDILRKLRKEHKLSQRELGEKVQISESSVSMYERNEREPSFEITNKFADFFDVSSDYLLGRTHSREPEDFSEEEIEGFFGFDLDSLNETEVKELKAQLRKEVEFYLWQKKKNK
- a CDS encoding ImmA/IrrE family metallo-endopeptidase; this translates as MEYLMTNLERKIEEEMISLGIVQPADLLDLEDIAKKYNAFFKTHAQRSISGMVLGVDVIRVDNRIPYYNQRQQFFHELGHVVYHIGDQKFMPKSFMEYQEFKARNYALHYAVPTFMLLKLKLPRYRTEAIRKIAHVFQVSYAFAEERFIHFERQVTGHHFYKEIYKPGNYQHSNDSEEKAIDLHDDLPFYEQPAFKRMISELKEKGATDQEIQSLIYQIENSKRKKSVM
- a CDS encoding tyrosine-type recombinase/integrase, which encodes MKCKKVELKTGKISWECVDDAPRDPATGKRRQITRRGSTKREARARVEKAIRSLMEDGIDEKVSGNTTFETAALNWLEVYSLTGVKRSTIRIREKEIKILLRYIAKTPISQVTHNMYQKILNDLAPDYARTSIQGVNTTAGMIFKHAIKNKLIKDDPSIGVVVPKKQRTVEDIENEKVEEKYLERSELELFLSAVREHGLDLDLERFYMLAFSGMRSGELCALKWPDVNFTDETIRITKTIYNENNNMKDYQITPPKTEGSIRTINIEREILDLLKSHRKRQMKIHNEYRIQLEDFHEGNFVFCRANGYPFMQKNLISRMQRLMNYVDIDKHATPHIFRHTAISMMTEAGIDLATIMEKVGHEDIKTTMKIYTHVTKKMKEDASGKVRNLYENALQHINFN
- the groL gene encoding chaperonin GroEL (60 kDa chaperone family; promotes refolding of misfolded polypeptides especially under stressful conditions; forms two stacked rings of heptamers to form a barrel-shaped 14mer; ends can be capped by GroES; misfolded proteins enter the barrel where they are refolded when GroES binds) — translated: MAKEIKFSEDARRSMLRGVDTLADAVKVTLGPKGRNVVLDKKFGSPLITNDGVTIAKEIELEDHFENMGAQLVSEVASKTNEIAGDGTTTATVLAQAMIREGLKNVTSGANPVGIRRGIEKATAVATEELRKISKPIEGRESISQVASISASDDEVGQLIAEAMERVGNDGVITIEESKGFNTELEVVEGMQFDRGYASPYMVTDQDKMEATLEDPYILITDKKINNIQEVLPVLEQVVQQSKPLLLISEDVEGEALATLVVNKLRGTFNAVSVKAPGFGDRRKAMLEDIATMTGAQVITEDLGLELKNTTIDQLGRASKAVITKENTTIVEGAGSPEQISSRVAQIRAQAEESTSEFDKEKLQERLAKLSGGVAVIKVGAATETELKERKLRIEDALNSTRAAVEEGIVAGGGTALVNIITSVEGLGLKDDEATGASIVLRALEEPVRQIVHNAGQEGSIIVERLKGEQVGIGFNAATGEWVNMVEQGIVDPTKVTRSALQNAASVAAMFLTTEAVVADLPDEEGSGGGMPDMGGMGGMGGMM
- the groES gene encoding co-chaperone GroES; its protein translation is MLKPLGDRIVIELIEEDQTTASGIVLPDSAKEKPLEGKVVAVGSGRITDNGEKVALEVAQGDRVVYSKFAGTEVKYEGSEYLILRESDVLAVIQ